A single region of the Thermodesulfatator indicus DSM 15286 genome encodes:
- the acsB gene encoding acetyl-CoA decarbonylase/synthase complex subunit alpha/beta: MSRSVAYVAIKGAHKIVDRAWAKYEEAVDKFGKEQPVGFPNTAYYLPIIYAMLGYPVKKLGDCKEVLEEAEKLLPPVPSENIWLPYLGSALDAGMATFFAEEVIEAIKYLENPNIYTKTEEPTEDNLWLGAADDVIFRKRGVEFVDGTAPGFAACLGAPYDKEVARKIAEELQQKNLYVFMHSDSGGVRMAEQLKELGVQLGWPTRLIPFGPDYTSVVFAIGFACRVAMSFGGIKPGDYIGNLLYNKERTFSFVIAFGPVTDEWAANAAGAINWGFPTIADWNLTEIRPWGICTYEHIVARVPYEELVDRALEVRGLKVTAVKLDIPVAYAPAFEGERVRKGDLYLECGGGRTPAVELLMAKELDEVEDGKIEVIGPEINEVEKLGLEGPPYRLPFAVLVEVAGANMQEDFEAILERQFHHLINYAQGIMHVGQRNIMWLRISKAAVEKGFLFRHIGEILYAKLRQEYGAIVDKCQVKIYTEEEKVKEILELAKQVYARRDEKIAGMTDESVDVYYSCTLCQSFAPSHVCVITPERIGMCGAYNWLDGKACYEINPTGPNQPIPKGELIDETLGQYSGINEFVKQASRGKVERVSLYSIMVDPMTACGCFECIAAVLPTCNGIMIVNRDYMGLTPTGMKFTTMAGMVGGGQVTPGFMGVSKHYITSRKFLTAEGGLKRVVWMPKNLKEELMDKLKARAEEIGVPDLIEKIADETVANTEEEVAAWIEKVGHPVKDMPPLM, from the coding sequence GTGTCAAGAAGTGTGGCGTATGTGGCCATAAAAGGAGCACACAAGATCGTTGATAGAGCTTGGGCTAAGTATGAAGAAGCAGTTGATAAGTTTGGAAAAGAACAACCTGTAGGGTTTCCTAACACTGCTTATTACCTGCCTATTATTTATGCCATGCTCGGGTACCCTGTAAAAAAACTTGGAGACTGTAAAGAAGTACTGGAAGAAGCGGAAAAGCTTCTACCTCCAGTTCCTTCAGAAAATATCTGGCTTCCTTATTTGGGTTCGGCCCTTGACGCTGGTATGGCCACTTTTTTTGCCGAAGAAGTCATAGAAGCTATCAAGTATCTTGAAAACCCGAATATTTACACCAAGACCGAAGAACCTACTGAAGATAATTTGTGGCTTGGGGCTGCTGACGACGTTATCTTTCGTAAACGTGGAGTGGAATTTGTTGACGGAACAGCGCCAGGTTTTGCTGCTTGCCTTGGAGCCCCTTATGACAAGGAAGTAGCCAGAAAGATAGCTGAAGAACTCCAGCAAAAAAACCTTTATGTATTTATGCACTCTGACAGTGGCGGTGTGCGCATGGCCGAGCAGCTAAAAGAGCTTGGTGTTCAGCTCGGCTGGCCAACGCGCCTTATTCCTTTTGGGCCCGACTACACTTCTGTAGTGTTTGCCATAGGCTTTGCCTGCAGGGTGGCCATGTCATTTGGTGGTATTAAACCGGGTGACTATATCGGAAACCTTCTTTACAACAAAGAAAGGACATTTTCCTTTGTTATAGCCTTTGGCCCGGTGACTGACGAATGGGCGGCTAATGCCGCTGGTGCCATTAACTGGGGGTTTCCCACTATTGCTGACTGGAATCTCACGGAAATAAGGCCGTGGGGCATATGTACATACGAGCACATAGTAGCCAGGGTCCCTTATGAAGAGCTGGTTGACCGGGCCCTTGAAGTCAGAGGGCTTAAGGTCACGGCGGTTAAGCTCGATATACCGGTCGCTTACGCCCCAGCTTTTGAGGGAGAGAGGGTACGGAAAGGAGACCTTTATCTTGAATGTGGAGGTGGGCGTACCCCTGCGGTCGAGCTACTGATGGCTAAGGAACTTGACGAGGTGGAAGACGGAAAAATTGAAGTAATAGGCCCTGAAATAAATGAGGTGGAAAAGCTTGGTCTGGAAGGTCCGCCATATCGCTTACCTTTTGCTGTGCTGGTAGAAGTGGCCGGAGCCAATATGCAGGAAGACTTTGAGGCCATTTTAGAGCGCCAGTTTCACCACCTTATTAACTATGCCCAGGGCATTATGCACGTAGGGCAGCGTAATATCATGTGGCTTCGTATTAGCAAAGCCGCTGTTGAGAAAGGCTTTTTATTTCGTCACATAGGTGAAATTCTTTATGCCAAGCTCCGCCAGGAGTACGGTGCTATTGTGGATAAGTGCCAGGTAAAAATCTACACCGAAGAGGAAAAGGTAAAAGAGATACTTGAGCTGGCCAAGCAGGTTTATGCCCGTCGTGACGAAAAGATTGCCGGTATGACTGACGAAAGTGTTGATGTTTACTACTCCTGTACGCTTTGTCAGAGTTTTGCGCCAAGCCATGTGTGCGTGATTACGCCTGAACGAATCGGCATGTGTGGTGCCTACAACTGGCTTGATGGTAAGGCCTGTTACGAAATCAATCCTACCGGACCTAATCAGCCTATCCCTAAAGGCGAGCTTATTGACGAAACTCTTGGCCAATATAGTGGAATAAACGAATTCGTTAAACAGGCTTCCCGCGGAAAAGTAGAAAGGGTAAGTCTTTATAGCATAATGGTGGATCCAATGACCGCCTGTGGTTGCTTTGAGTGTATCGCCGCTGTACTGCCTACCTGTAACGGTATCATGATAGTCAACCGTGATTATATGGGTCTTACGCCCACGGGAATGAAGTTTACCACCATGGCGGGTATGGTGGGTGGTGGCCAAGTGACACCAGGGTTTATGGGGGTTTCCAAACACTATATTACTTCGCGTAAGTTCCTTACTGCTGAAGGTGGGCTTAAACGGGTGGTCTGGATGCCCAAAAATTTAAAAGAAGAATTGATGGACAAACTCAAGGCACGAGCAGAAGAAATAGGCGTGCCTGATTTGATTGAAAA
- a CDS encoding acetyl-CoA decarbonylase/synthase complex subunit delta, with the protein MSEEKKYFSHLERVLKEGHFAVTCEIGPPKSADPEVVREKARIIRGYVDAANITDCQTAIVRMSSIASGVLVREEGVEPVIQMTCRDRNRIAIQADLLGAAALGMRNLLCLTGDHPKFGNHPEAKGVFDLDSIQLLDMVRRMRDEKKFQCGEEIRGKAPEFFLGAAENPFADPFEFRVHRMAKKAAAGAQFIQTQIIYNLERFRKFMEMARDLGLTEKLFILAGVTPPKSFGMAKYMKYFVPGLDVPDEILSRLKDAKDKKEEGIKIVVEIIEQVREIPGVAGVHIMAIEWEEAVPEIVKRAGLEARPFAEEVKPLVKEERVPEVALPEEKPEEKAPEEIVPPKVDVPVEALKSVFSSLRSSMDALREGINMLHEGLASLEKTLLGGEVPPIEERPSIEEVSPKPEVPSITREEEEKAKQIADLLSAAKAAQEAVDYDKALSLYEQVLKLEPENEPAKNAIEVIKKEQKIAELLNKAKEKLEAKELDEAEKLFKEVLDVIPEQEEAKAGLVKIEELRAKEKPPVEEKPPAEEAPPVEEKPMEKPEEKPTVTAEAPEVSEILVFSDLSSEYRDVSERAAGIPEDVYKEPGTAWIKEVTIGEGDKKIAFGGTNVLPFHLFEGEMKNPPRVAMEVLDVKPEDWPESIAKYFEDVFADPGDWAKKCVEVYGAEAINVYLVGTDPNFMNLEPAHAAKVVEKVANAVDVPLVIWGSGSPEKDVEVIREVANVLGAKNVMVGPVVDTNHQALGATAMGYGYALIASSPIDVNLAKQLNILLENIGVPLDRIGMDPSVGAVGYGLEYTYSVMERIRLAALYAGDDKLQVPFVINVGREVWKTKEAGLPSDEMLGEQEIRGIALEAITAISLLMAGGDFLIMRHPKAIEVTQKIIKGLMAV; encoded by the coding sequence GTGAGCGAAGAGAAAAAATATTTCAGTCATCTAGAAAGGGTTCTCAAAGAAGGCCACTTTGCCGTTACCTGTGAAATAGGCCCTCCTAAAAGTGCAGATCCAGAAGTGGTACGGGAAAAGGCCCGCATTATCAGGGGTTATGTTGATGCCGCCAACATTACCGATTGTCAAACGGCTATTGTTCGTATGTCTTCTATCGCCTCTGGAGTGCTGGTGCGCGAAGAAGGGGTTGAGCCGGTTATTCAAATGACCTGTCGTGACCGCAATCGCATAGCCATTCAGGCTGACCTCCTCGGAGCCGCTGCTCTTGGTATGAGAAATCTCTTATGTCTTACCGGAGACCACCCAAAGTTTGGTAATCATCCTGAGGCCAAAGGGGTCTTTGACCTTGATTCTATTCAGCTGCTAGACATGGTCCGCCGCATGCGCGATGAAAAGAAATTTCAATGCGGCGAAGAGATAAGAGGTAAAGCCCCGGAGTTTTTTCTGGGAGCAGCAGAAAATCCGTTTGCCGATCCATTTGAATTTCGCGTTCACCGGATGGCCAAAAAAGCGGCAGCCGGGGCTCAGTTTATTCAAACTCAGATCATATATAACCTTGAGCGTTTCCGTAAGTTTATGGAGATGGCGAGAGACCTCGGCCTTACTGAAAAGCTTTTTATTCTCGCCGGGGTTACGCCGCCTAAATCCTTTGGCATGGCAAAATATATGAAGTATTTCGTGCCCGGGCTTGATGTGCCAGATGAAATTCTTTCCCGCTTAAAAGACGCGAAAGACAAAAAAGAAGAAGGCATAAAGATAGTCGTAGAAATTATAGAGCAAGTGCGTGAAATCCCAGGGGTAGCTGGCGTTCACATTATGGCTATTGAGTGGGAAGAAGCTGTTCCTGAAATAGTAAAAAGAGCAGGTCTTGAGGCTAGACCTTTTGCCGAAGAAGTCAAACCATTGGTCAAAGAGGAAAGAGTCCCTGAGGTTGCCCTACCTGAAGAAAAACCAGAGGAGAAAGCACCAGAAGAGATCGTGCCACCTAAGGTTGATGTGCCGGTTGAGGCTTTAAAATCCGTATTTTCTTCTTTGCGTTCAAGCATGGATGCCCTACGGGAAGGTATAAATATGCTTCATGAAGGTCTAGCTAGTCTAGAAAAAACTTTACTTGGTGGTGAAGTACCGCCTATTGAGGAAAGACCTTCTATTGAAGAGGTGTCGCCAAAGCCTGAAGTTCCTTCTATAACCAGAGAGGAAGAAGAAAAGGCCAAACAGATAGCTGACCTTCTTTCTGCGGCCAAAGCAGCTCAGGAAGCTGTTGATTATGATAAGGCTTTGTCTCTTTACGAACAAGTACTTAAGCTTGAGCCGGAAAACGAACCGGCCAAAAACGCTATAGAAGTCATCAAAAAAGAACAAAAAATAGCTGAGTTACTAAACAAAGCTAAAGAAAAACTTGAGGCCAAAGAGCTGGACGAGGCTGAAAAGCTTTTCAAGGAAGTGTTAGACGTAATACCAGAACAAGAGGAGGCCAAGGCAGGCCTTGTCAAAATAGAAGAACTACGCGCCAAAGAGAAACCACCGGTAGAAGAGAAACCGCCAGCTGAAGAGGCACCTCCAGTTGAAGAAAAGCCAATGGAAAAACCTGAAGAAAAACCGACTGTTACCGCTGAGGCGCCTGAAGTTTCCGAGATTCTTGTCTTTTCAGATCTTTCTAGTGAATATCGTGATGTATCAGAAAGGGCAGCGGGTATTCCCGAAGATGTTTATAAAGAACCAGGTACTGCTTGGATTAAAGAAGTCACTATTGGTGAAGGCGATAAAAAGATAGCCTTTGGCGGTACAAATGTCTTGCCATTTCATCTCTTTGAAGGAGAGATGAAGAACCCGCCGCGGGTGGCCATGGAGGTACTTGATGTCAAGCCTGAGGACTGGCCCGAATCTATAGCCAAGTATTTTGAAGACGTTTTCGCTGATCCAGGAGACTGGGCCAAAAAGTGTGTAGAGGTTTATGGGGCTGAGGCTATAAACGTGTACCTGGTGGGGACTGATCCTAATTTCATGAATCTTGAACCAGCCCACGCGGCCAAAGTGGTGGAAAAAGTAGCTAATGCGGTAGATGTGCCTTTAGTTATCTGGGGTTCTGGCTCACCGGAAAAAGACGTAGAGGTCATAAGAGAAGTGGCCAACGTACTTGGGGCCAAAAATGTAATGGTTGGCCCGGTAGTAGATACTAACCACCAGGCGCTTGGAGCTACAGCTATGGGTTATGGTTATGCCCTTATCGCTTCAAGCCCGATAGACGTAAACCTGGCCAAACAACTGAACATCTTGCTTGAAAATATAGGAGTTCCTCTTGATCGTATTGGTATGGATCCTTCAGTGGGAGCAGTTGGTTACGGACTCGAATATACCTATTCAGTGATGGAGCGTATAAGGCTTGCCGCCCTATATGCCGGAGATGATAAGCTTCAGGTGCCCTTTGTCATAAATGTAGGGAGAGAAGTCTGGAAAACAAAAGAAGCCGGGCTTCCATCTGATGAAATGCTTGGAGAACAGGAGATTAGGGGCATAGCCCTTGAGGCTATTACGGCGATATCTCTTCTTATGGCTGGAGGAGACTTTCTAATTATGAGGCACCCTAAAGCTATAGAAGTGACCCAAAAGATTATCAAAGGCTTGATGGCTGTATAA
- a CDS encoding methylenetetrahydrofolate reductase C-terminal domain-containing protein, whose product MIVAERKPIKQILEMIEPYAKVAIVGCRGCVAICSAGGDREVEILASALRLARKNNGKPLETVEKTFTRQCDPEYLTPLAELKEEVEAVISLACGVGVNLASELYPDLKIYPGVNTTFYGANPALGKWEEMCRGCGDCILDLTGGICPIARCAKNLLNGPCGGSQNGKCEISPDTPCVWQLIYDRLKARGELEKLAQIWAPKNWIPAGYGGPRKRERSDLELNKN is encoded by the coding sequence ATGATAGTAGCAGAAAGAAAACCCATAAAACAGATTCTTGAAATGATAGAACCCTACGCCAAAGTGGCGATAGTTGGGTGTCGTGGTTGTGTGGCTATTTGTTCGGCTGGAGGAGACAGAGAGGTAGAAATTTTAGCTTCGGCTTTAAGGCTTGCCCGGAAAAATAACGGAAAACCACTAGAAACAGTAGAAAAGACCTTCACCCGCCAGTGTGACCCTGAGTACTTGACTCCTCTTGCAGAATTAAAAGAAGAAGTTGAGGCAGTGATTTCTTTGGCCTGCGGGGTAGGGGTTAACCTGGCTTCAGAGCTTTATCCTGACTTAAAGATATATCCAGGAGTAAACACTACCTTTTATGGAGCTAACCCAGCTCTGGGTAAGTGGGAGGAGATGTGTCGGGGTTGTGGTGATTGTATTCTTGATCTTACCGGTGGAATATGCCCTATTGCCCGCTGTGCCAAAAATCTCTTAAACGGTCCCTGCGGTGGCTCCCAAAACGGGAAGTGTGAAATATCTCCTGATACTCCATGTGTTTGGCAGTTAATTTATGACCGCTTAAAGGCAAGAGGCGAGCTTGAAAAACTTGCTCAGATATGGGCTCCCAAAAATTGGATCCCAGCCGGATACGGAGGCCCGAGAAAAAGAGAGCGTTCTGATCTCGAACTTAACAAAAACTGA
- a CDS encoding hydrogenase iron-sulfur subunit — MLKSKLTVLCCHYTNEATSQDLSDIPAEIEIKRYPCSGRIEVVDILKAFEDGAEAVLVAGCEKGVCHNRTGSARAEKKVELAREILSEIDMNPERVRMAFVPRLDTGAFVAAVKDTFEKLLEIKEEA; from the coding sequence ATGCTTAAGAGTAAGCTTACGGTTCTTTGCTGTCACTATACAAACGAGGCTACTTCTCAAGATTTATCGGACATACCAGCAGAAATTGAAATTAAACGTTATCCCTGTTCAGGGAGAATCGAAGTCGTAGATATCCTTAAAGCTTTTGAAGATGGAGCAGAAGCCGTGCTGGTAGCAGGCTGTGAAAAGGGAGTCTGTCACAATCGAACAGGTAGCGCTAGAGCAGAAAAAAAAGTAGAACTTGCCAGAGAAATCCTTTCAGAGATTGATATGAACCCCGAAAGAGTGCGTATGGCCTTTGTGCCAAGGCTTGATACCGGGGCCTTTGTGGCAGCCGTTAAAGACACCTTTGAAAAACTACTTGAGATTAAAGAGGAAGCCTAA
- a CDS encoding 4Fe-4S binding protein, translating into MIELEKRDPGFVFELKEKYQAPATLAQCFRCGACSGICPVEKVQDDFDPRVIVHGVLLGLKDRFLKTETIWKCSGCGSCVPVCPMEVKPMEVIKALKAVVEERDPECALEMRFKVGRLARVIADKCIACLTCVRDCPFKAPYITEEGYAVIQPDKCRACGICVVECPARAIVLNSPPEMTVLKSEGVDA; encoded by the coding sequence ATGATTGAACTGGAAAAGAGGGACCCAGGATTTGTCTTTGAATTAAAAGAAAAATATCAAGCACCGGCTACACTGGCCCAATGTTTTCGTTGTGGAGCCTGTTCGGGGATATGCCCAGTAGAAAAGGTCCAAGATGACTTTGATCCACGGGTCATCGTTCACGGAGTACTTCTGGGGTTAAAGGATAGGTTTTTAAAGACTGAGACTATTTGGAAGTGTTCTGGTTGTGGTTCATGTGTGCCTGTTTGCCCTATGGAAGTTAAGCCCATGGAAGTTATCAAGGCCCTCAAAGCGGTGGTGGAAGAGAGAGATCCAGAGTGTGCTTTAGAAATGCGCTTTAAGGTGGGGCGTTTGGCTCGTGTTATAGCTGATAAATGTATTGCTTGTCTCACCTGTGTAAGGGATTGCCCCTTTAAAGCTCCGTATATTACCGAAGAAGGTTATGCCGTAATTCAACCTGACAAGTGTAGAGCCTGTGGCATATGTGTGGTGGAATGCCCAGCTAGAGCCATTGTACTTAACTCGCCACCAGAGATGACTGTTCTAAAAAGCGAGGGGGTAGATGCTTAA
- a CDS encoding hydrogenase iron-sulfur subunit — translation MSFEPRIISFLCHWUCYGAADAAGVARYKYPPNNRVIRVMCTGRIDPLFILEAFRAGADGVLVGGCHLGECHYQTGNYEAMVQVEAVRRLLDLVGLKIERLDLEWASAAEALLFVQLLTKFNEQIKELGPLGEPEGLDKETLNFRLNAACKVAKNARFRTALGNVARQIKKLGDYSPENISQKIEEKVVPVMKKILFEEEVKDLLSKGPISVDTLLKKTGATSDDIVNILETLQKKGKIERKGDTLEPRR, via the coding sequence ATGAGTTTTGAACCCAGGATAATATCTTTTTTATGCCACTGGTGATGTTACGGGGCAGCAGACGCGGCAGGTGTCGCAAGATATAAATATCCCCCTAACAACCGGGTAATAAGGGTTATGTGTACAGGGCGGATTGATCCGCTCTTTATCCTAGAGGCTTTTCGTGCCGGGGCTGATGGTGTGCTCGTCGGCGGTTGCCACCTGGGAGAATGTCATTATCAGACTGGCAATTACGAGGCCATGGTGCAGGTTGAGGCCGTTAGAAGGCTTTTGGACTTGGTAGGTCTTAAAATTGAGCGACTTGACCTTGAGTGGGCTTCAGCGGCAGAGGCCCTTCTCTTTGTGCAGCTTCTTACCAAGTTTAACGAACAGATAAAAGAGCTTGGACCTCTTGGCGAGCCCGAAGGGCTTGATAAAGAGACCCTTAATTTCAGACTTAATGCCGCCTGTAAAGTGGCTAAAAATGCGCGTTTTCGTACAGCGCTTGGCAATGTGGCGAGACAGATTAAAAAGCTTGGCGACTATAGCCCTGAAAACATTAGCCAGAAAATAGAAGAAAAAGTCGTGCCTGTTATGAAGAAAATTCTTTTTGAAGAAGAAGTCAAAGATCTTCTTTCAAAAGGGCCTATTTCTGTTGATACTTTACTTAAAAAAACAGGCGCAACCTCTGATGATATCGTTAATATCCTTGAGACGTTGCAGAAGAAGGGTAAGATTGAAAGAAAGGGAGATACTCTGGAGCCCAGGAGATAG
- a CDS encoding CoB--CoM heterodisulfide reductase iron-sulfur subunit A family protein has product MGKAKSGKVMVIGGGITGVQAALDLAGLGFYVYLVEKKASIGGVMAQLDKTFPTNDCSIUILAPKLVEAGRSPNIEIITLAELKELSGEAGHFKAKLLIEPRYVDPQKCTACGLCTTYCPKEAIDEYNEGLVFTKAIRIDYPQAVPTTYYIDPKTCIRLNHEHCQLCANVCGPNAIDFDQKPEERELEVGAVVLALGFGQIPREVLEKYGYGKYPDVMTSMEIERMTCASGPTEGEIIRPSDFTHPHKIAFLQCIGSRDVTCGNGYCSSVCCMYAMKEASIVKEHLPEAEIDLFFMDIRTQGKGFDDAFNRAVEKYGFGIIYARVPRIDQVGRKLALTYVTDDGKSHRELYDMVVLSVGLDAPKDARKLASILGIELNHYDFAKTKTSASIETNVPGILVAGAFQGPKDIPESVVQAHGVAARCSEILAEARGKDSITKEFPPEDKELQSEEPRVGVFVCHCGVNIGGVVDVKEVARYASTLPGVVYTEDVLYSCAQDALNDLIKKIKEYRLNRIVIAACTPKTHEPLFQETLKEAGLNPALIEMANIRDQCSWVHYFDPEKATLKAKDQVRMAVAKALRLKPLETQKVKVTPSALVIGGGPAGLQAALSVAEQGYEVYLVEREKELGGNLRRLTGLISGEDPQEILANLVKQVESHERIKVYKETTVENISGYVGNFTSTLKNKKGSDIVNHGVVILATGGKEHRPSLWGLGQEENVITQLDLEAELAGRAEKIIKAQSIVMIQCVGSRGEDLNYCSKVCCQQAVKNALRLKKRFPEKDIYILYGNMRTYGFYEDAYREAREAGVIFLRFSPDKRPELAKKGDRLYVKHYDSLLGEDLLIPADVLVLSVGIAPGENEDLSKIIKAPLTKDGFFLEAHVKLMPVELAVDGIYVCGLAHGPKPLEETLAQARAAAAKAVEPMASGYVEVPPIVARVITEKCIGCSICVELCPYGSIEMIKEGKRKKARVITASCKGCGVCASHCPVFAIEMGGFSDEAILAQIEAFGKFVEESHEEASEEAA; this is encoded by the coding sequence ATGGGGAAAGCCAAAAGTGGCAAGGTTATGGTTATTGGTGGAGGCATTACCGGTGTTCAGGCTGCACTAGATTTAGCAGGCCTTGGGTTTTATGTCTATTTAGTAGAAAAGAAGGCCTCCATTGGTGGGGTTATGGCTCAGCTTGATAAAACCTTCCCCACCAATGACTGCAGCATCTGAATACTGGCGCCGAAGCTGGTGGAGGCCGGGCGGTCTCCGAATATAGAAATCATAACGCTTGCTGAACTTAAAGAACTTTCTGGAGAGGCTGGCCATTTTAAGGCCAAGCTTCTGATTGAGCCGCGGTATGTGGATCCGCAAAAGTGTACAGCTTGCGGACTTTGTACTACTTATTGCCCGAAGGAGGCTATAGATGAATACAATGAAGGCCTTGTTTTTACCAAGGCCATCAGGATTGATTATCCTCAGGCTGTACCAACTACTTATTACATTGATCCTAAGACCTGTATAAGGCTTAACCATGAACATTGTCAGCTTTGTGCTAACGTTTGCGGGCCTAATGCTATTGACTTTGATCAGAAACCAGAAGAACGCGAACTTGAGGTAGGAGCAGTGGTTTTAGCGCTGGGTTTTGGCCAGATTCCTCGCGAAGTACTTGAAAAATATGGTTATGGGAAATACCCGGACGTTATGACCAGTATGGAGATAGAAAGAATGACCTGTGCTTCAGGGCCTACTGAAGGTGAAATTATAAGGCCCTCAGACTTTACCCATCCCCATAAGATTGCGTTCTTGCAATGTATTGGCTCACGTGATGTTACTTGCGGGAATGGTTATTGTTCTTCGGTTTGTTGTATGTACGCCATGAAAGAGGCCTCAATAGTTAAGGAACATTTGCCAGAAGCAGAAATAGACCTCTTTTTTATGGATATCAGGACACAGGGAAAAGGTTTTGACGATGCCTTTAACCGGGCTGTTGAAAAATACGGTTTCGGTATAATTTACGCCCGTGTTCCCAGGATAGATCAGGTAGGAAGGAAGCTAGCCCTCACTTACGTTACTGACGATGGGAAAAGTCACCGCGAACTTTACGACATGGTAGTTTTATCGGTTGGACTCGATGCTCCTAAAGATGCCCGCAAATTGGCTTCTATCTTGGGAATAGAGCTTAACCACTACGATTTTGCCAAAACTAAAACTTCGGCATCTATTGAAACTAATGTTCCTGGAATATTGGTAGCTGGTGCTTTTCAGGGGCCAAAAGATATTCCAGAGAGCGTGGTTCAGGCTCACGGGGTAGCCGCCAGATGTTCCGAAATACTGGCCGAGGCCAGGGGAAAAGACAGTATAACCAAAGAATTTCCTCCAGAAGATAAAGAACTTCAAAGTGAAGAGCCAAGGGTGGGGGTCTTTGTATGCCACTGCGGAGTAAACATTGGAGGCGTAGTAGATGTTAAAGAAGTAGCCCGTTATGCCTCAACTCTTCCTGGAGTGGTGTACACTGAAGATGTCCTTTATTCCTGTGCTCAAGATGCCCTTAATGATTTAATTAAGAAAATAAAAGAATATCGTTTGAACCGCATAGTGATTGCTGCCTGCACCCCTAAAACCCATGAACCTCTTTTTCAAGAGACTTTGAAAGAAGCGGGGCTCAATCCCGCTCTTATTGAAATGGCCAATATTCGTGACCAGTGTTCCTGGGTGCATTACTTTGATCCTGAAAAAGCTACCCTAAAAGCTAAAGACCAGGTAAGAATGGCCGTAGCCAAGGCTTTGCGGCTTAAGCCCCTTGAAACTCAAAAAGTTAAAGTAACGCCTTCGGCTTTAGTAATAGGTGGTGGCCCTGCAGGGCTTCAGGCTGCGCTCTCGGTGGCGGAACAGGGCTATGAAGTTTATCTGGTAGAGCGCGAAAAAGAATTAGGGGGCAATCTTCGTCGTTTAACAGGTCTCATTTCTGGTGAAGATCCACAAGAAATACTGGCCAATCTTGTAAAACAGGTGGAGAGTCACGAGCGCATAAAAGTTTATAAAGAGACTACTGTAGAAAACATCTCTGGTTACGTTGGTAACTTCACTTCCACGTTAAAGAATAAAAAGGGTTCAGATATTGTAAATCATGGAGTGGTAATTTTAGCCACTGGTGGTAAGGAGCATAGGCCTTCTCTATGGGGTCTTGGGCAAGAAGAAAACGTTATTACCCAGCTTGACCTTGAGGCTGAACTGGCCGGGCGGGCAGAAAAAATTATTAAGGCCCAAAGTATTGTCATGATTCAGTGTGTGGGCTCTCGCGGTGAGGATCTCAATTATTGTAGTAAAGTTTGCTGCCAGCAGGCAGTAAAGAATGCCCTTCGCCTGAAGAAGCGTTTTCCCGAAAAAGATATTTACATTTTATACGGTAACATGAGGACTTATGGCTTTTATGAAGATGCTTATCGCGAAGCACGCGAGGCTGGAGTGATATTCTTGCGTTTTTCTCCTGATAAAAGACCCGAGCTGGCCAAAAAAGGAGACAGACTTTACGTCAAACATTATGATTCTCTTTTAGGTGAGGATTTGCTTATTCCTGCTGACGTTTTAGTCCTTTCTGTAGGTATTGCTCCTGGAGAAAACGAAGATCTTTCAAAGATAATTAAGGCCCCTCTTACTAAAGACGGTTTTTTCCTTGAGGCGCACGTAAAGTTGATGCCGGTTGAGCTTGCCGTTGACGGTATTTATGTGTGTGGACTGGCTCATGGGCCTAAACCCCTTGAAGAAACGCTTGCTCAGGCTCGGGCAGCAGCGGCTAAAGCGGTGGAACCCATGGCTAGCGGTTATGTGGAAGTACCACCCATTGTAGCTAGGGTTATAACTGAGAAATGTATTGGTTGTAGTATTTGTGTAGAGCTTTGTCCGTATGGGTCTATTGAAATGATAAAAGAAGGCAAACGCAAAAAGGCCAGGGTTATTACGGCATCTTGTAAAGGTTGTGGAGTGTGTGCCTCGCATTGTCCAGTGTTTGCCATTGAGATGGGAGGTTTTTCAGACGAGGCCATTCTTGCTCAGATAGAGGCTTTTGGCAAATTTGTAGAAGAATCTCATGAGGAGGCCTCTGAAGAGGCTGCTTAA